A stretch of the Bacillus sp. B-jedd genome encodes the following:
- a CDS encoding helix-turn-helix transcriptional regulator: MKVHRLLSIVMQLLRRKRISGQELADLFEVSLRTIYRDLETINSAGIPIVSYSGANGGYEIMEQYHIDRQMVTSEELHSILTALKGIQSSLEDPDLADLMVKVGALLTKSEQGQLGEAGETLIFDTNIWRGGHVDKSLIATLRETARNRHVVLFNYTNAEGTGEPRTVEPIGLAWKGYAWYLYAYCRLRNDYRTFRLSRMKELVVLDERFIRREISLEELDARWGKQDAANLVSMVLRFHPRARVKVEEYFPPEEITVTDNGYFIVRTEHEEDVWLYGTLLSYGTDVSVLEPKHVAENIKVRARQIYRLYE; the protein is encoded by the coding sequence TTGAAGGTACATCGTCTCCTTTCTATTGTTATGCAACTACTTCGCCGCAAAAGAATAAGCGGCCAGGAGCTAGCGGATTTGTTTGAGGTTTCTCTAAGGACTATCTATCGTGACCTGGAAACGATTAATAGCGCGGGAATACCGATCGTTTCTTATTCGGGTGCGAACGGCGGTTATGAAATCATGGAGCAATATCATATCGACAGACAAATGGTCACATCTGAGGAGCTCCATTCAATTTTGACAGCGTTAAAGGGCATTCAATCTTCTCTTGAGGATCCTGACTTAGCAGACCTGATGGTGAAGGTGGGCGCGCTATTGACAAAGTCTGAGCAGGGCCAGCTTGGGGAAGCTGGTGAGACACTCATTTTCGATACAAACATCTGGCGAGGAGGACATGTAGATAAGTCTTTAATCGCAACGCTTCGCGAAACAGCAAGAAATAGGCATGTCGTCTTGTTCAATTATACGAATGCCGAAGGGACTGGAGAGCCGCGGACTGTGGAACCAATTGGCTTGGCATGGAAAGGATATGCCTGGTACTTATACGCCTATTGCCGGCTTCGAAACGATTATCGGACGTTCAGGCTTTCCAGGATGAAAGAACTTGTTGTATTGGATGAGAGGTTTATTCGAAGAGAAATTAGCTTGGAGGAACTTGATGCCAGATGGGGGAAACAAGATGCGGCCAATTTGGTAAGCATGGTACTGCGTTTCCACCCCCGGGCGCGAGTGAAAGTAGAAGAATATTTTCCGCCTGAGGAGATTACCGTCACTGACAATGGCTATTTTATCGTGAGAACCGAGCATGAAGAGGATGTATGGTTATATGGAACTTTGCTAAGCTATGGCACAGACGTCTCGGTCCTTGAGCCAAAACATGTTGCCGAGAACATCAAAGTCCGGGCTCGACAGATATACAGGCTTTACGAATAA
- a CDS encoding DinB family protein, whose amino-acid sequence MYQTIQSFISEYQNESEFTRKILSSLTDASLEQEIAPGFRSLGILAWHLVPSGGILKPTGITFEAPPEQSETPQSAAEIVQAYITASSSLIEAIQTQWTDENLQESVNMFGQQWKNGFTLAIFLKHEIHHRGQLTVLMRQAVLPVIGIYGPSKEEWSSMGMTAPI is encoded by the coding sequence TTGTATCAAACTATTCAAAGCTTCATTTCCGAGTATCAGAATGAATCAGAGTTTACGCGAAAAATCCTTAGTTCCTTGACGGACGCTTCATTGGAGCAAGAGATTGCACCAGGCTTCCGTTCGCTCGGAATTTTGGCGTGGCATCTGGTGCCATCAGGCGGTATTTTAAAACCGACCGGTATCACATTCGAAGCTCCACCCGAGCAAAGTGAGACTCCACAATCCGCGGCAGAGATCGTTCAAGCATACATTACTGCCTCCTCCTCGCTCATCGAGGCGATTCAGACTCAATGGACGGACGAGAACTTGCAAGAATCCGTCAATATGTTCGGCCAGCAATGGAAGAACGGCTTTACGTTGGCCATTTTCCTTAAGCATGAAATTCACCACCGCGGTCAGTTAACTGTCTTGATGCGCCAAGCGGTACTTCCCGTGATCGGAATTTACGGCCCATCTAAGGAAGAGTGGAGCAGCATGGGGATGACAGCTCCCATCTGA